The genomic region TAGAGTATTtgcattgtggaaggctttcatgaccggaatcactaggacaggggtgtcaaactcgcggccctccagatgttgatgaactacaattcccactagtCCCTCCAAACATGAgcactggctatactggcaaaggctgatgggaattgtagttcatcaacatctggaggaccacgagtttgacacctgtgaactaggatgttgtgggttttccgggttgtgtggccaggctccagtagtattttctccggatgttttgcctgcatctgtggctggcatcttcagaggatctgaatattTGCATTGTTTGTGTTTGGGAGTTGTTGGCAAAAGTCATGGTGTCTGGGAGCGGGGGtatgccccacccatccctggaCTCGCCGATGAACAACGACCCCTCCTCTGGCCGGGGATGGGCGCATGACTGGCCCAGCGCCACCAGGAGTCTGAGGGCATgtcttgccccctccccagacaCGGCGACGAGCGGCAGGGAGAGTCCAAGGGCGTGCCTCGCCCCCTCCCCAGACAGGGTGACAAGCGGTGGGGAAGATGCCAGCCGTCGTTGCGGCAAcggggaggggcagcaaaacGGACGCGCTGGGAAGGCTCACGGCAAGCCAAAGAGACTACGGGGAAGGCGGCGGGACAAAGGGGCGGTTTTTTTAAGCCCCgttgaagaacaggaagaagataAAAGGCAGAAGGGAATCAGAAGGAGGGGGGCGTGCGTGGTGGAAGGTGGGAGAGTTTGTGTGCAGAGGAACAGAGGAGAGGAAGtggaaagagggggagaaaagacCAAAGGAGTGGGGGTGCACAGAAGGAGAACGAACAGAGAGTGAGCGGGAGAGAAGGAGAGTGAACGGGGAACTAGAGGAGGCTGGGGTAACAAGGGAGAGCCCCACTGCAGAGGCTGGCAGGAGGACTTCTCTAGCCATTCTCCTCAGCTTCTGGCAGTCATTAGGCAAGCTGTGGTCAGCCTAAGCAAGCTGTGGCTAAAAAGGCTGACTCACTTAGTCCACTGCccagagaacgggagtgaggctggaggttccagcatccgggcaggggaaggagggttggcaacaggggcccCAGTGGCGGTCCCCTCCTGGGGCGTAGGACACATGTTATTCTGTGCGTTGTAAAAAATGGGAGGATATCTGAAGGTTatctttgttttttcctttcatACTTCTCTGAATAACTATCTTCTGCCATCTTTACAACAGGGCATATATTTATCTGAAAGAAGTCATCCTTGCAAACTAAGATTAAGGTATAAGTGTTAGCCATTCAAGAGTTTACGTGTGATTTGCGCCCATTTGCAAGCGAGGCAGCTAATTTCTGGGAGCTGCACCCACAACCCTGCCTATTTTAACTCAAATGAGGATGTGGATGGAACTCCCAAAAATTAGCAGACATACGTGGAACTTCTTGTCAAATCTAAGAAGTACgtccaaaaatattttcaattattttttagAACTCTTGAatgtaataccgtgtttccccgaaaataagacagtgtcttatattattttttgctctcaAATATggtctatgtcttattttcaggggatgtcttatttttctgtgttctgtttgtcgggcatgcttccaaacaaaaactttgctacgtcttactttcgggggatgccttatatttcgcactttagcaaaacctctactacgtcttattttcaggggatgtcttatattcggggaaacagggtagtaagttAGTATTGGAAGTTCCTGTATTTGCACTTATGGTAGATACGGAGAACGTTCTCCTGACTAAATCAGATGTAGTGGGAAGGCACGGAGGTAGTACATATTTTTTGATGAAGTGACTTCATCATAAAATCTATATATAGTCACATCAaggggaatattttttttctaaccTAAGTTTCAGAAACCTAAGAGGGACTTATTCCCAACTAAGCTCAACCTCCATTTTGTTGggaaaagcatccattttgtcaAGGCATAATACTGGCTCAGCTGCATTTTTGTAATCCAGTTCTGTTTGTTGATCTTAAAGGACTTTCTCGCTTGCTTTGGACCTTGGTTGTGGACGAAGCTACGTAGCTCAGCATTTAAACAAGGTATTGATTGTGCTTTCTCTGTGTCTGACGTTTGTGTGCATGTGATGTGAGtttaaagttaagaacataagaacaagccagctggatcagaccagagtccatctagtccagctctctactacttgcagtggcccaccaggtgcctttgggagctcacatgcaggatgtgaaagcaatggccttctgcggctgttgctcccgatcacctggtctgttaagttGCGTAGACTGAAGTGAAAAAAGCGcattagtttttaaaatacacccAAAAGGGTcgtctgcttttgaatgaaaCCTTTGCAGATCAGTATATGAGGTGGaacctgtttttcttcctctcccacccaAAGCCAGGgcttccaccccccaaataatgTGAAACGCTTAAGAACGGTGATCCATTTCTGTTTCAGGATGTGGTTGAAAAGTTTTGCAGAGCTGACATTGCAGAAAATGCGCTGGTAAGTTCCTGCGCAGCCCTTGCCTGCTGTTCAGTGCCTGTTGCTGATAAGTAAAATGGTCCAAATTGCTGCTGTTAAACCATTTCCATCCTAATCCATTTTAGAAAAACAGCATGGAATCAGAGATACCCACGGTCAGTGTTGTAGCGGATGAAGAATTCCTTCCTTTCAAAGAGAACACATTTGACCTGGTCGTCAGCAGCTTAAGGTAATTGATTTTTACTGGATTGTAGTGAACTCACAGGGCAGTGGTTTTTCCGGGGTCTCAGCCCACAGATTTAAAACTGAATATTAGGTTAAATGTTGGACATTAGAGGGTCAAACTGCTGAAGCCTCCCTGCTGGTTgatcttatttttttctaatattaCTTCATGTATTTCATCAGTGTGTCTACAATTGTATGTGTGTTGAAGTGCCCAGCTGCAAATAAAAAATGCTAAATAGGAAACCAGCAccgcgtagtggttaagagcaggtggactttaatttggagaactgggtttgattccccactactctaCATTGAGCAgcggacccttatctggtgaactggtttccctgcttctccacaagaAGGCTGTTTGGGGGACCTTGgcccagttacagttctctcagaactctctcaccctcacttacctcacaaagcgtctgttgtggagagaggaaaggaaggagtttgttggctgctttgagactacttacaattgagaaaagccgGTATAAATCAAACCTCATCTCCTTAGTGTTGAAGGAACCTCAGtatggatcagcagtggcgtaggaggttaagagctcgtgtatctaatctggaggaaccggatttgattcccagctctgccgcctggggaattcagattagcctgtacactcccacacacgccagctgggtgaccttgggctagtcatagcttctcagagctctctcagccccacctacctcacagggtgtttgttgtgaggggggaagggcaaggagattgtaagcccctttgagtctcctacaggagagaaaggggggatataaattcaaactcttctttcttttgtgtttgtCCCCATTCGGGCACTTGCGCCTTTGTATCGATAAGCCAGCCTGAGCTGCATTCCGCAAATGTGCAGCGTAAGGAAATGTTTGTTCCATCTCTTGACACATTTTCTCCTTTATCTGTTTTTAGCTTGCATTGGGTGAATGACCTTCCCAAAGCCTTGCATGAGGTAAACACAAATCTTGCTGAACTTGTGAAGATGCTGATATGCCTCATTTGTTACTGTTTGTCAGTTTTCTCTCTAGAACTATTGATAAAGgaactgtttgttttatttacttgatttacattctgactttctccctagtgggtacccaaaacagcttacatcccaggtgtcaaatttgtggccctccagatgttatggactacagcccaAGCAAAGACAGCtagcaggggtgatgggaactgtagtccataacatctggagggccacaaatttgacacctatggcttacatcattctgttctgatccattttatcctcataacaaccccttgaggtaggttggactgcAGGTAACTGGCCCAAATCACCCAGCCAGTGTCCATGGCAGAGATTCAAACcttggtcttccagatcctagtctttcATTCTAACTACTCTGGGTACTAGATCAGAGCGGTTATGAGCACTCATTGCCACAGACGTTGTAATAAcgtgctttcttttcctttctatgCTATAATCATGGTTTTTTCCTTCCCCGTACTGCCTTCCCTTCAAAATAACTCTTGTCTTCCACCAGCCTTGATCTGTCGCCGCCCTCAGTCTGTTGCTGTTTGTCCTTCTGATTCTGACGCTTTGGTTCTTAATCCCATGCCTGATCTCTGAGAGATGAAGTGGAACATTGATTTTTTCCACTTGCCAATGCCATAGTTTATGGCAGAACAGTTTGCAGTTAGATCCATATAAAATAGACACTTGGAGTACATTTCTAGTCTTGAAATCGTTGATTCTCTGCGCAGATTTACTGTTCTTTTCCTAGATGGTAGTAATTACTGGAACAGTTTCCATTTTCTTTATGATCGGTTCTTGGGCATATCAAGGACTGCAACTTGTTTGTCCGATGCCCACTAAGGCATCCTGTTTACTGTTTGTTTTGAACCAGTTCTTCAGTGTCTAGTGATGTCCTCCGTCTCAATTTAATCTTTGTGCTGTCTCGGCCTTGATAATTTGCTGGTCAGACTTGAAATTTCAGTTTCAGTCAGTGTGGGGTAGTAGTGGATGAAAGATTggggttcagagcaggtggattctaatcgggaagaccgggtttgatttcccactccttcacaggaGTGGTCGACTTCCATCCAGAACCAGGCTTCCTCACTCCTCCCGggctgaagcctgctggatgatcttgccAGCCAGTAGCCTTCAgcactctcagctccacttacctcacgaGGTATCTGTTgcggggaaggagtttgtaagccattttgggactccttacgtttgagaaaagcagggtataaatccaaacttcttcttacTTGATAATTCCCAGTGTTCATTAGCTTGTCATGGGCGACTTACTGCTGCTTCTGCCTAACAGGAAGGTTGTGAGAAAAAGGTAGCAGATAATTCAGCTGCCTAGAAGAGGGTAGGGTACATACGTGCTGGTTAAACATTTCTTAAATGGCCCAGTGCTTACAGTGGTCATGTAAGATCTTTTCCAGCAGAGCAGTCTTAGTTTAGAAATTTACCATGGCGAGTCATCCCTCTCATTTGTGTAAAATCAGGTTCAAGAGCACAACATCTTCCGTCTCACAGCTTACCTGTTGCTGCTCCAGAAGGCAAAGCTGAAATTTGCTGGCAGTTTAGGGACTAACAACATTTCCTGTAGcataagcttccaagagtcagAACTCGCTTCTTTGGATGAGATGAAAAGTGGATCACAAAAGTTCATCCTGAACTAAATGTTGTTACTCTAGGGCAGATGTCCTCAACTTGGTGCCCATGGGGGCCATGGTACCTACCAGCACCTTTCCTGATGCCTATCAAGTGTTTTAGACAGTGGCTGAGACTAGGGCCTCTTCCGAAcaagcagaataatccactttcaatgcactttgcagctgcaatttactgtgcagaatagcaaaatccacctgcaaacagttgtgaaagtggattgaaaatgcattattcttgcATAAAAGCGCAAGGGCCTAGGGTATGGCTTTCGTCCACCAAACACGAACTCGGCATCTGATTGGCCATGCAAATTTTCTTAAAACATTGCTTCGGCGGCATCTGCCACCATAgctcaaggatcttcactgtctGATGGACGATACGCCACAGCAGAcgttttgtggctgactccacctcctgcagcagctgttgtgtggcagccattttgtgattgcacctGCCActccatgtcagaattccaaaggtgccaacAGGCCAGCGTGATATAGTCGTTACAAacgggggaaaggaaaagaagacatttgtaagcagctttgagactctttatggctgTGAAAAGCAGGTGGTAGACCAAATTCTCCTACTTCGCAAAGGATCGGACTGTTGCCTCAGATATCCTACAGGGTCTCTCATTTGCTCGAGTAATTTGTTTCTACGTTCCCCTGATTTATCATCGAGCTGCACTTCAGCTGAGGgagagtggaatataaatataacGCAATAATAATAATGCGAACTATTAAAGAAGCGTTGATGGATGACTTATACACAGTTATGGCGACTTCTTCCAGATACATCAAGTCCTGAAACCCGACGGAGTGTTTGTTGGGGCCATGTTTGGGGGAGACACCCTCTACGAGCTTCGCTGTTCTTTGCAGCTGGCAGAACTGGAAAGAGAAGGTGGATTTGCTCCACACGTGTCTCCTTTTACTGCTGTCAGCGATTTGGGACATCTGCTAGGAAGAGCCGGCTTCAACACGCTGACCGTGGTAACTATCAGTAGCAAGAAAggaacagcccagaaaactactACAGGTGCTGATCAGtgcttgttcttttgttttgtagTAAGTTAGGATGCAAGCTCttaatctcttttttaaactatttttttctttcgcCAACAGAAtttacagaaagggaaaaaattgaaagaacaagaaaagtGATCCTAAGCAAGCATAGACCTAataatgcaattaaaaacaatcGTAATGGAGCTGCATTTCTAATCTTATAAGTTTCTTATGTTAATTAAAAATAAGCTAATATTAATTAGTATACTGAAGGAGAACAGCCATCTTCATTAATCATTTAAACAGTCTAATTTTTTTGCTGCATTCCCATTAGTTATATTTagataaaaaattaataatcaaATACATATAATTTTGTGTACATAATGCAAAAAGTATTGCAGTACTTCACAAGGTCCTTACTCTAATCGGgttattaaaattacatttatacTTAAAATTATCTATCTGTCGATCCATCGGAAAAAGAAGTATGCAGTGGTTTTGAATGTGAGGGCGGTCCGGCTGCAACATCTGTTACCCCATTGATCACTAGGGTGGGTTTGGCTGATCTTGCTGGCTAGGCCGGTGCCCCCTACCTCTttcaccgctccatgtgcatcTCTCCCAAAGCTGCGCACTTGGTGGAAGAGGACacccatcccagataggagtgtactGTTTTTAGGTCAAGGATATACGACAGCTGTTCTctcctgctagaacctccaaatgAGCTCAAGTGCCCCCAGTCCCTTCAATATTACgcagaaataatgcactttcagtccactttaagtgtactttgcagctggatttgagtgTGTATAattgcagaatccacttgcaaacaattatgaaattggattgaaagtacattattctgcatgtgcggaaggagccttaatCTCAAGAGTTTTGGGTGTACATTGAACGGATTTTAAAGTAATATGTATATTCGAACTCGAAAAGGGTGAATATAGTTGAAGTAGATGTTGAATTGGAAGATCATCTGTGCAGAATATTGCACACCGTGCAAGGAGACTGATTTGATTCAGTACATTTACAGTAGCAACAGTTTTGTGCCTTTATTGGCAGAGAACAATATGATTCACGCAGAACTGCTGAACAGCTGTATCAACACAGCATTGCAGTAGGTGTGTGGCTTATAAGAAGACCTAATGGCAAACTCCCAAGGTTCTGTCTCCATATGcacggaatttttttaaaaaaagattatctcGGATTAGAATCTCACTTAAATGAGAAACATataattcctgggcaggagtCCTGTTATGGAAGTGAAACTGTGGTAAAACAGCTGTATCCTAAGCAAGACAAGTTTTGATTTTTCCCTGTTAGACCTGTGGTCAGTTGACCTTGGTACCTGATAGGTTATTCTTtgatcattccctgccagcataccACCACGCGGCGAAGGCTGATGAAAcagccataacatctggagtgccaaaggtttgccaccactggtttagggaatGCAGCATAGGTTCTGTATTCTTCCAATTAATGCCTCTCCTGTATTATCACATCCATTTTCTTTCTACCTGGAAGCGTCTggtctttcatttttctttcattttttccagttattttcttctttttctgcaatGTCCCCATGTAGGTTTGTTCCCCTTTGCCATGTGCTTCTGCTGGCGGCACTAGTCTTTCTTGAATTCCTTTATGAGCCTGCTCTGTTCCTCTTGCTTTCGGAGAGGTTTCCCTCCAGTTTACCTTTGAACTTAtcagtaggcttggtcaataccctagtaATTCgataaaattcggatttggatttattcgggcataaaattgtCTGTAAgtccaaataagacaaataacatattcggatgtACTCGAATATTCGGGCGTATCTGAACAAttcaggtctgtctgattttttttttgtatttttagtggggttttgcattttggcctgcagggggcgcatctttaaagcaagcagcaccaaaatttcagggtatcatctggtgactgtcctaatgataccacctgtgtttggtgaagtttggttcaggggggccaaagttatggactcccaaaaggggtgccccatcccccattgtttccaatgggagctaacaggagatgggggctacccttttgagggttcataactttggcccccctgaaccaaacttcaccaaactcaggtggtatcgtcaggacagtctccggatgataccctgaaattgtggtgccgctagctttaagaatgcgccccctgcaggctgaaatgcaaaatataccccaaaaaatctccaaataccttgcattcagatttgttcatattcaggcaggacgtATTCGGCCGATTTTTtcctgaatgtgcccaaatttgcccaggttcaggccaaatctggtatttgttgcacctgaatctccaagcctagttatCAACCACCCTTTGCCTCCATCCTTCGTCCCCTTCGCCCAGCTTCCCCTCAAGTGCATACAAATGTTCTGTCCAGCCAACACTGAAGTCCAGCCAGCGGGCAGTGAGTCATTCTTTTATTCGATTTTGAAAAACGCATTGTTTTAAATATGTCTAAAAATATAAATGTTGCAATTTCTAGGATACAGATGAAATTCAAGTTAACTATCCTGGGATGTTTGAACTTATGGATGATCTACAAGGCAAGTTCACGCTTTTTCAATAGCAAGCCAGCATAATCATAAGTTCTGGAGGAGCGAGTGGGACATCCGGTTGAGGTGTGGTACACTTCTGGGGATTAATGTTGTAACCTGGCTAATTTAAGCAACCATCATTCCCTGTAAACTGTGGCTcagccaccatattggtgctgcgCAGATAAGGGGCCGCCTGGCATGGGAAGTTCTCCCAGGCTGTTCAGTTCTACACAGTGTTTTGAAACTTCTGAACACCAGGGAAGGATTAGAGAGTAAATTGCAAGAAATAGTATACAGTTTCTAGAAAACAGATACAAAAGTATACAGAATGTAACAGTACAGATTCCACTTGGTATTGGAATATGCATGGATTTGAAGCTAGGATTTTCCATTGCATGAACTATAGATTATTTACACGACGTAGAATCTGTATTGTTATATTTTGTGTAGTTTTGTACCTGCTTTATTTTCTATAAATTGTCTACTGTTGCTTTAATTAGCTGCATTATTGTCTTGTTTTTGCATTTCATGTCCTGTGTGCTATTGCTGTTGGGAATTAATGTAGGTCCATTCAGTACCCTGCATTGGAGTAATGAGAAGTTTAACTTCACACTATAGGAATTGCACACCTTAAAGGAAAGCAGACTCTGTGCATTACATGATTTAGTAACTTCTATATATTATGGTCGAACACTTAAAACTTTGCTGTGACGCTGTGACTGGCTATGCAGTGAGCTAGCTGCTGACTCCATAGGTTCatcaaagcaaaatattttttgtggGTGTTGAACTGATAGTCACTTTCATTGTTCCGTGTTGCCTATTAGCCTCCGAAGCAAGATAAAACtcttgtttagaagaagaagaagagtttggatttctatcccccctttctctcctgcaggagactcaaaggggcttgcaatctccttgcccttcccccctcacaacaaacaccctgtgaggtaggtggggctgagagagctccgagaagctgtgactagcccaaggtcatccagctggcgtgtgtgggagtgtacaggctaatctgaattccccagataagcctccacagctcaggcggcagagctgggaatcaaacccggttcctccagattagatacacgagctcttaacctcctatgccactgctgctcctgtttaatAAATGTAGCTAGAAGTATACCTTTTGAATAAGCACTCTGCAATGCCAATTTAGTTGTAAATGTTCAATCTAACTTCAGATCTGGTTGAGCATCCCTTTCTGTTCTTGCGTGTAATAATGTGGATTGACAGTGGTGGTGCTTAGAGACAAAACTATAGTTTTAAAACCATGTTGAATTAAATGGGTATAGAAATTTATTTCCCCCGTAGCAGCACAGAAGATACTTGAATTTCAGGACAGTTGAGTTCAGTCAGTTTCCATCTGCATATTTTCACTTTTCGAAGAGTGCATAgagctgcagggttttttttactggagCAAGGAGATCTTTAGTTACAAAATCCAGCCAAGTTATTGCTGAGTTGGGATCTGTCAGGAGTGTGGGTTTTTGTCACGTTCCTTTCCTTCCCGAGAATCCCTTCCCAGCCCCTGAAAAATGCTTCCTGGGGCTGCAGTAAACAGAAGGAAGTAGGAAAGAATCCCTGCCTTTTCTGTCCTGTGCagctgcacaggaaaaaaaagaaaagaaaaaatacatctaACAACATCTGCTGATAGTTCTTGGGGTCCAACTCACTGATCTGACCCCGTGCTGTTGACTGGAAGTGCGCACAACATGTGAAACTCGCGGAAATTAatactgtatattttttttaaagcctgcgAGCTGTTTTTTTTTAGGTATGGGAGAATGCATTGCTCCACCTGGAGTAGGAAGAGCCGGAAATCACACCACAGGGAAACCATATTTGTGGCTTGGCAAAATGAGTATACAAGGGTAATGCTTCTGGAACAGAATTACCCATCTGGACTCACCTGTTTTTTACATAGCTCACCT from Sphaerodactylus townsendi isolate TG3544 linkage group LG01, MPM_Stown_v2.3, whole genome shotgun sequence harbors:
- the NDUFAF5 gene encoding arginine-hydroxylase NDUFAF5, mitochondrial isoform X1 codes for the protein MAAALAKRWRRLPGRLCWDAWPCRPPRPVIAARCRSSGGPGALSPFDRRLKRKQKNWAAAQPHPEQCEYLRHEVGGRIADRVFDISRTFSLALDLGCGRSYVAQHLNKDVVEKFCRADIAENALKNSMESEIPTVSVVADEEFLPFKENTFDLVVSSLSLHWVNDLPKALHEIHQVLKPDGVFVGAMFGGDTLYELRCSLQLAELEREGGFAPHVSPFTAVSDLGHLLGRAGFNTLTVDTDEIQVNYPGMFELMDDLQGMGECIAPPGVGRAGNHTTGKPYLWLGKMSIQGNSGKQ
- the NDUFAF5 gene encoding arginine-hydroxylase NDUFAF5, mitochondrial isoform X2 produces the protein MAAALAKRWRRLPGRLCWDAWPCRPPRPVIAARCRSSGGPGALSPFDRRLKRKQKNWAAAQPHPEQCEYLRHEVGGRIADRVFDISRTFSLALDLGCGRSYVAQHLNKDVVEKFCRADIAENALKNSMESEIPTVSVVADEEFLPFKENTFDLVVSSLSLHWVNDLPKALHEIHQVLKPDGVFVGAMFGGDTLYELRCSLQLAELEREGGFAPHVSPFTAVSDLGHLLGRAGFNTLTVVTISSKKGTAQKTTTGYR